The bacterium genome window below encodes:
- the lon gene encoding endopeptidase La, whose amino-acid sequence MRSRIPKRVSVLTVEDLVIFPNMVVPLIVKDDRSTRLVEHVLASQNKIVGTFTLKAPHLDERDEHNFYQIGSVSIILKMLRFPDGSVRIIVQGLERVQIKRIVQRDPFMEVEIELIEKVKIKKDLELEALMRDVSTTFQKIIKLAPYLSDDLQVYAMNISSPSKLADFVASNLTLTVKEKQALLEIRDPKERLTYLLPILAKEESILELGEKIKSDVRTEVSKTQREYFLREQLKAIKKELGEKDERTVEVEEFKKKIEEAKLPKEAMEAAYKELDRLERMPPASAEYTVCRTYLDWLTSLPWEKETDDNLDIVRAQKVLDEDHYNLKDVKERIIEYLAVRKLKADTKGPILCFVGPPGVGKTSLGMSIARALGRKFVRFSLGGVRDEAEIRGHRRTYVGALPGRIIQGINRAMSRNPVFMLDEIDKVGADFRGDPAAALLEALDPEQNKSFSDHYLEIPFNLSHVMFITTANIVDPILPALKDRMEIIHLPGYILEEKMKIANNFLIPRQIKENGLTPELIEFTDGAIREIIQGYTREAGVRNIERELANCIRKVAKQVASGKKKRKTVITTKNLLSFLGPPKFFSELRDREGEVGVVTGLAYTPEGGTIMFIEATKMKGKKGLNLTGKLGDIMKESAQTALSYVRSEATKFKIPENFFDKYDIHIHVPEGAIPKDGPSAGIAIATALVSLFKNIPVNPGIAMTGEITLRGKVLPVGGIREKVIAAKRAGIHTIILPDWNRKDLEEIPFYVKRGLKFKFIKRIDEAIHIALSDK is encoded by the coding sequence ATGCGTAGTAGAATACCAAAAAGAGTCTCAGTACTGACTGTAGAGGATTTAGTTATTTTTCCTAATATGGTTGTCCCTCTTATCGTAAAAGATGATAGGTCTACAAGATTGGTAGAGCATGTCCTTGCTTCACAGAATAAAATTGTTGGCACTTTCACACTTAAAGCACCTCATCTTGATGAGCGAGATGAGCATAATTTTTACCAAATAGGGTCTGTATCTATTATTCTAAAGATGCTTAGATTTCCTGATGGTTCTGTAAGAATAATTGTTCAAGGGTTAGAAAGAGTACAAATTAAAAGAATTGTTCAGCGAGACCCATTTATGGAGGTAGAGATTGAACTAATAGAAAAGGTAAAAATAAAGAAAGATTTAGAACTTGAAGCCCTTATGCGCGATGTCTCAACTACATTTCAGAAAATTATAAAACTCGCCCCTTATTTATCAGATGACCTACAAGTTTATGCAATGAACATTTCGTCTCCATCAAAGCTTGCAGACTTTGTTGCTTCTAATCTTACTCTTACAGTGAAAGAAAAACAAGCGCTACTTGAGATTCGTGACCCAAAAGAAAGGTTGACTTACCTTCTTCCAATTCTTGCAAAGGAGGAGAGTATTCTTGAGCTTGGTGAGAAGATAAAATCAGATGTGAGAACAGAGGTTAGTAAGACACAGCGAGAATATTTCTTAAGGGAACAGCTTAAAGCAATCAAAAAGGAACTCGGTGAGAAAGATGAACGCACAGTAGAGGTTGAAGAATTTAAAAAAAAGATAGAAGAAGCTAAATTACCAAAAGAAGCAATGGAAGCGGCGTATAAGGAACTTGACCGCCTTGAGCGTATGCCACCCGCATCTGCTGAGTATACAGTTTGCAGAACTTATCTTGACTGGCTTACTTCTTTGCCCTGGGAAAAGGAGACTGATGATAATCTTGATATAGTACGTGCCCAAAAAGTATTAGATGAAGACCATTACAATCTTAAAGATGTAAAAGAAAGAATTATTGAGTATTTAGCTGTCCGAAAATTAAAAGCCGATACAAAGGGACCAATTTTATGCTTTGTTGGTCCACCGGGTGTAGGTAAGACTTCGCTTGGTATGTCAATTGCACGTGCTCTTGGTAGGAAGTTTGTTAGATTCTCACTTGGTGGAGTAAGGGATGAAGCTGAAATAAGGGGACATAGAAGGACTTATGTCGGCGCTCTTCCAGGTAGAATAATTCAAGGGATAAATCGAGCTATGTCAAGGAATCCTGTATTTATGCTTGATGAAATTGATAAGGTAGGCGCTGACTTCAGAGGAGACCCGGCTGCCGCTTTGCTCGAAGCACTTGACCCAGAGCAGAATAAGAGCTTTTCAGACCACTACCTTGAGATTCCATTCAACCTTTCTCATGTTATGTTTATCACAACAGCAAATATAGTAGACCCAATCCTACCTGCTCTAAAGGACCGTATGGAAATAATCCACCTACCCGGGTACATTCTTGAGGAGAAAATGAAGATAGCAAATAATTTTTTAATTCCAAGACAGATAAAGGAAAATGGATTAACTCCAGAGCTTATAGAATTTACAGATGGTGCCATTCGTGAGATTATTCAAGGTTATACTCGTGAGGCAGGAGTAAGAAATATTGAGCGTGAGCTTGCAAATTGTATAAGGAAAGTTGCAAAACAAGTAGCGAGTGGCAAGAAGAAGCGTAAAACTGTGATAACTACCAAGAACTTACTTTCATTCCTTGGGCCACCAAAGTTCTTCTCAGAGTTACGAGACAGAGAAGGTGAAGTTGGTGTGGTTACAGGGCTTGCATATACTCCTGAAGGTGGTACAATTATGTTTATTGAAGCTACAAAGATGAAAGGTAAAAAAGGACTTAACTTAACTGGTAAACTTGGTGATATAATGAAAGAATCAGCTCAAACTGCTTTGTCTTATGTACGGTCAGAGGCAACGAAATTTAAAATTCCCGAAAACTTCTTTGATAAATATGATATACACATTCATGTTCCTGAAGGCGCTATTCCAAAAGATGGACCTTCAGCAGGTATTGCTATAGCTACTGCTCTTGTCTCATTATTTAAAAATATACCAGTCAATCCGGGTATAGCAATGACGGGTGAGATTACTCTTCGTGGTAAAGTCCTACCTGTAGGTGGTATAAGGGAGAAAGTAATAGCAGCTAAGCGTGCAGGGATACATACTATAATTCTTCCTGATTGGAATCGCAAAGACCTTGAAGAAATTCCATTCTATGTAAAGCGTGGGCTTAAATTTAAATTTATAAAAAGAATAGACGAAGCAATACACATAGCACTCTCAGATAAATAA
- a CDS encoding FAD-dependent oxidoreductase, translated as MKVYDSIIIGGGIFGCATGYELAKLGYKVLLIEKEYLASGSTGRCIGGIRQQFSTPGTIRAAMESVRIFNQIEDEFGIAVDWHQGGYLFLAHSDFEKESYLKLIKIQKKLGLDVEFISAEDVLKIAPQLEVSDLTGGAYCPSDGQANPFLVVKGYAAGIKRLGGEILPYTEVTKINTKDRRVTSVCTHKGDKYSAPVIINAAGAWAKEVGKLVGVALLLEPERHEAIVTEEIPFRLFEPMIVDYRPSCYFQQLWATGQIIGCYTPESPVKGIMRDSSFEFTYEFPKRILRLMPKLAELKVIRQWAGWYTMTPDGNPIIGETEVKGFWILGGCCGHGFMLAPALGKCMAELIVKGTTYIPIDEFSITREFKIEEILR; from the coding sequence ATGAAAGTTTACGACTCTATAATAATTGGGGGCGGAATTTTTGGTTGTGCCACTGGATATGAGCTTGCAAAACTTGGATATAAGGTACTATTAATTGAGAAAGAATACTTGGCATCAGGGTCAACTGGAAGATGCATAGGAGGAATAAGACAACAGTTCTCAACTCCGGGAACCATAAGAGCTGCAATGGAGAGCGTGCGTATTTTTAACCAAATAGAAGATGAGTTTGGAATCGCAGTTGACTGGCATCAGGGTGGTTATTTATTTCTTGCACATTCAGATTTTGAAAAAGAGAGCTATCTAAAACTTATAAAAATTCAGAAAAAACTTGGTCTTGATGTTGAATTTATTTCTGCAGAAGATGTTTTGAAAATAGCACCACAACTTGAGGTATCTGACCTCACTGGTGGAGCATATTGTCCATCAGATGGGCAAGCTAATCCATTTCTTGTAGTCAAAGGATACGCTGCCGGAATAAAGAGACTCGGTGGCGAAATCCTACCTTACACAGAAGTGACAAAAATCAATACAAAAGATAGACGTGTCACTTCAGTTTGTACCCATAAAGGAGATAAGTACTCGGCTCCTGTTATCATAAATGCAGCAGGTGCTTGGGCTAAAGAAGTTGGTAAACTTGTAGGAGTCGCTCTTCTATTAGAGCCTGAGCGCCATGAAGCCATAGTTACTGAAGAAATCCCATTTAGATTATTTGAGCCAATGATAGTAGATTATAGGCCAAGCTGTTACTTTCAACAACTATGGGCTACTGGTCAAATTATAGGGTGTTACACTCCAGAATCTCCAGTCAAAGGTATAATGAGGGACTCATCATTTGAGTTCACATATGAATTTCCGAAGCGTATATTGAGACTAATGCCTAAGTTGGCTGAGCTAAAAGTTATTCGTCAATGGGCTGGCTGGTATACTATGACCCCGGATGGTAACCCAATCATTGGAGAAACTGAAGTAAAAGGGTTTTGGATACTTGGTGGCTGTTGCGGTCACGGTTTTATGCTTGCACCTGCACTTGGTAAGTGTATGGCAGAGCTTATTGTTAAAGGAACTACCTATATCCCTATAGATGAATTCTCTATTACACGAGAGTTTAAGATTGAAGAAATTCTACGATAA
- a CDS encoding pitrilysin family protein gives MRVIILSFLCLTVAVSLFPFSGFQSIEDKIVEYKLDNGLTLLILPRHEAPVASFVTFAKVGSSDEYEGITGMAHILEHMAFKGTKEIGTKDFELEQKAIAAEDSIFELILKERAKGDKLDSINLKMLETAFRAAQKSSKEFSISGQFSEIMKIEGGRINAGTSNDYTAYYCRLPSNKLELWMCMESERFLSPVLREFYIETQGPIAEERRIGYEDSPQGKLWEQFFLTAFPQGHPYRHPVIGFMGDILTATREKAREFFNKYYIPSNLIVAIVGDVEPNEVIRLAKIYWGRLPKKEPPLPLEIPEITQKEEKRIELKLQAQPILYIGYHCPSGKAPYNIIYETIADYLGRGRTSLLYKSLVKNKRIATNVGCNAFVPSPKYPSLFLSWATPAANHTAKECETAIYEQIELLKRELIPKKKLEKIISRKKAELVRYLDSNLHTALELAWYEGIYGDWHELFTILDKLEKITPEDIQKVAEKAFVKTNCVVGSIVTSE, from the coding sequence ATGAGAGTGATTATACTTAGTTTTTTATGCCTTACAGTTGCTGTCTCTTTATTTCCTTTCTCAGGGTTTCAATCAATTGAAGACAAGATAGTAGAGTATAAACTTGATAATGGGCTAACCCTACTTATTCTACCAAGACACGAAGCTCCTGTAGCTTCTTTTGTTACATTTGCAAAAGTAGGAAGTAGTGATGAATATGAAGGTATTACAGGGATGGCACATATACTTGAGCATATGGCATTTAAAGGCACTAAAGAGATTGGGACAAAAGATTTTGAACTGGAGCAAAAAGCAATAGCAGCTGAAGATAGTATTTTTGAGTTGATACTTAAAGAAAGAGCAAAAGGAGATAAGCTCGATTCTATAAACCTAAAAATGTTAGAGACCGCATTTAGGGCTGCTCAAAAGAGTTCTAAAGAGTTTAGTATTTCTGGTCAATTTAGTGAAATTATGAAAATAGAAGGTGGGCGCATAAATGCAGGGACTTCCAATGACTACACAGCATATTATTGTAGACTACCATCTAACAAACTTGAACTCTGGATGTGTATGGAATCGGAAAGGTTTCTATCACCAGTTTTGAGAGAATTCTATATTGAAACCCAAGGTCCAATTGCTGAAGAGAGGAGGATAGGATATGAAGATAGCCCACAAGGCAAATTATGGGAGCAATTCTTTCTCACTGCATTCCCTCAAGGTCATCCATATAGACACCCAGTAATTGGGTTTATGGGAGATATACTCACAGCTACAAGGGAAAAAGCAAGAGAATTCTTTAATAAGTATTATATTCCATCTAACCTAATTGTAGCTATTGTAGGCGATGTAGAGCCAAACGAAGTAATAAGATTGGCAAAGATTTACTGGGGCAGGCTACCTAAGAAAGAGCCCCCCTTACCTTTAGAAATTCCGGAGATTACTCAAAAAGAGGAAAAAAGAATAGAACTTAAGTTACAGGCTCAACCGATACTTTATATTGGTTACCATTGTCCGAGTGGAAAAGCCCCTTATAATATTATCTACGAGACTATAGCCGATTACTTAGGTAGGGGACGCACTTCTCTTTTATATAAGAGCTTAGTAAAAAATAAAAGAATAGCTACTAATGTAGGTTGTAATGCTTTTGTCCCAAGCCCAAAATATCCATCCCTCTTTTTATCCTGGGCTACCCCAGCCGCCAACCATACAGCAAAAGAGTGTGAAACCGCTATCTATGAACAGATTGAACTCTTGAAAAGGGAGCTAATTCCAAAGAAAAAGTTGGAAAAGATAATTTCAAGGAAAAAAGCAGAACTCGTCAGATATCTTGATAGTAACTTACATACAGCTTTAGAATTAGCTTGGTATGAAGGAATTTATGGGGACTGGCATGAATTATTCACTATATTAGATAAACTGGAAAAAATTACCCCTGAAGATATACAAAAGGTAGCAGAAAAAGCATTTGTTAAAACCAACTGTGTTGTTGGAAGTATTGTGACTTCAGAGTAA
- a CDS encoding pitrilysin family protein: protein MRSIKFVTILVVLFTSLLFAQKSYKKLTFPALHEIKIPKIKEEKLLNGMALYMVEDHSLPIIKIYAMVGVRSLFDPSNKVGLARLTGLVMRTGGTKNFLSDEIDEKLESVGATIESSIGTDYGEVELWVLKEHFDEILPIFVDIIRYPTFTEDKIELAKVILKTEIARCNDDPFNIAIREYRKLIYGKDSPYARTIEDSTINNISRDDIIAFYKKYFYPNNIKLGIIGDFNSKKMRKKLKEAFGNWDKKEIESYTIPEVTYHYHSSVNLVDKAGLKQTTILMGHIGGIMSNPDIPALTVMNEILGGGFTGRLYKNIREAKGLAYLIFGRYNSEYDHPGIFYLGVQTEAKNTVEVVEDIKNEVKKISEEKVTDEELRQAKNSYLNSFVFNFDTKERILQRIMTYDYYGYPRDFINQLKEQIESVTKDNILRVVNEYIHPEDMIILVVGDADKIRDLLTSLGKVNEIEVH from the coding sequence GTGAGGAGTATAAAATTTGTTACGATTCTCGTAGTGTTATTTACAAGTCTTTTGTTTGCACAAAAGTCTTACAAGAAATTGACATTCCCTGCTTTACACGAGATTAAGATTCCTAAAATTAAGGAAGAAAAGTTATTAAATGGTATGGCTCTATATATGGTTGAGGACCATTCTTTACCTATTATAAAAATTTATGCAATGGTTGGAGTTCGCTCTCTGTTCGACCCATCCAATAAAGTAGGACTTGCTCGCCTAACTGGATTAGTAATGAGAACAGGGGGGACAAAGAATTTTTTATCAGATGAGATTGACGAAAAATTAGAATCTGTAGGTGCTACTATTGAAAGCTCAATAGGTACCGATTATGGTGAAGTAGAGCTTTGGGTCTTAAAAGAACACTTTGATGAGATACTACCTATATTTGTTGATATTATAAGGTATCCAACATTTACTGAAGATAAGATTGAGTTAGCTAAAGTTATATTAAAGACAGAAATAGCGAGGTGTAATGATGACCCGTTTAATATTGCAATAAGAGAATATAGAAAACTTATATATGGAAAAGATAGCCCCTATGCAAGGACTATTGAGGACTCTACCATAAACAATATAAGTAGAGATGATATTATAGCTTTTTACAAGAAATATTTCTACCCTAATAACATAAAATTAGGAATTATTGGCGATTTCAATTCAAAGAAGATGAGAAAAAAGCTTAAAGAAGCTTTTGGAAATTGGGATAAAAAAGAGATAGAATCCTACACTATTCCAGAAGTGACCTATCATTACCACTCTTCTGTAAACCTGGTTGACAAAGCCGGCCTTAAACAAACAACAATCCTTATGGGTCATATTGGTGGGATTATGAGTAATCCCGATATCCCTGCTCTTACAGTGATGAATGAAATCTTAGGTGGCGGTTTTACTGGCCGTTTGTACAAGAATATACGCGAAGCCAAAGGGCTAGCCTACCTTATCTTTGGAAGGTATAACTCTGAGTATGACCATCCTGGCATTTTTTATTTAGGAGTGCAAACTGAGGCAAAAAATACTGTTGAAGTTGTGGAAGATATCAAGAATGAAGTAAAGAAGATAAGTGAAGAAAAAGTAACTGATGAAGAATTAAGGCAGGCTAAGAATAGCTACCTTAACTCATTTGTGTTTAACTTTGATACAAAAGAAAGAATTTTACAGAGAATAATGACTTACGACTATTACGGTTATCCAAGAGATTTCATTAATCAACTAAAAGAGCAAATTGAATCTGTGACTAAAGACAATATTTTGAGAGTCGTAAACGAGTATATTCATCCAGAAGATATGATAATTCTTGTTGTAGGAGATGCGGATAAAATTAGAGATTTACTTACTTCCTTAGGCAAAGTTAATGAAATAGAGGTGCACTAA
- a CDS encoding MoxR family ATPase, translating into MDDIEAIEKLKEAKDRLLKEIRKVIVGQDDVLNQLLIALLAQGHCILIGVPGLAKTLIVNTLANALSLSFNRIQFTPDLMPSDITGTDIIEEDISTGRRKFRFINGPIFANVILADEINRTPPKTQSALLQAMQEYKVTASGVTYELERPFFVLATQNPIEQEGTYPLPEAQLDRFMLEVGIYYPSQEEEEKIVETTTSAYVPEINRVLTVKEILELQSLVRRVPVAQNLIRDVVRFASLTRPSKDSSSPKYINDWVAWGASPRASQYLILGAKAKAILEGRYTPSIDDVRYVVTPVLRHRIITNFNAEAEGVTPLDIIQKLLKEI; encoded by the coding sequence ATGGATGATATTGAAGCCATAGAAAAGCTTAAAGAGGCAAAAGATAGGTTATTAAAAGAAATAAGGAAGGTAATTGTAGGTCAGGATGATGTATTAAACCAGCTTCTAATTGCATTGCTTGCTCAGGGGCATTGTATTCTGATAGGTGTGCCAGGGCTTGCTAAGACTTTGATTGTAAATACACTCGCAAATGCACTCTCTCTGTCTTTTAATCGCATCCAGTTTACACCCGACCTTATGCCATCAGATATTACAGGAACAGATATAATTGAGGAAGATATATCTACTGGGAGGAGGAAATTTAGATTTATAAATGGTCCAATATTTGCAAATGTAATTCTTGCTGATGAGATAAACCGTACCCCACCAAAGACGCAATCAGCCCTTCTTCAAGCAATGCAAGAATACAAAGTTACAGCTTCTGGAGTAACCTATGAACTTGAGCGTCCATTCTTTGTACTTGCTACACAGAACCCAATTGAGCAGGAAGGAACTTATCCGCTACCTGAGGCACAGCTTGATAGATTTATGCTTGAGGTAGGAATCTACTATCCATCACAAGAAGAGGAGGAAAAGATTGTAGAAACTACCACTTCTGCTTATGTTCCAGAAATAAATAGGGTGCTCACAGTCAAAGAAATACTAGAACTACAATCGTTGGTCAGAAGAGTCCCTGTAGCACAGAATTTAATTCGTGATGTAGTAAGGTTTGCGAGCCTTACAAGACCGAGTAAGGATTCAAGTTCACCAAAATATATAAATGACTGGGTAGCTTGGGGTGCAAGTCCAAGAGCATCTCAGTATCTAATTCTTGGTGCAAAAGCAAAGGCAATTCTTGAAGGTAGGTACACGCCATCAATAGATGATGTACGATATGTTGTAACACCAGTCCTTAGGCATCGTATTATCACCAACTTTAATGCTGAAGCTGAAGGAGTGACACCACTTGATATAATACAAAAACTTTTAAAAGAGATTTGA
- a CDS encoding PHP domain-containing protein: protein MIGTFHIHTSYSFDANIPPARIVGHIQKLGLDFAAITDHGTIKGALEANKIGKVNIIVGAEYYTDEGDIIGLFLKNEVISKSSKKVIQEIKNQGGLVVLPHPYREHKLDNELIEAVDIIEVYNSRCTNGENRMAMALAKEYNKPVIVGSDAHFLREIGLTKMSFNDYNIKSALLNGNGNILTTERSPLYNRIFTGLINLYKRWV from the coding sequence ATGATAGGTACTTTCCATATTCATACTTCCTATTCTTTTGATGCCAATATCCCTCCGGCCAGAATAGTAGGACACATCCAAAAACTGGGGCTTGATTTTGCTGCTATTACCGACCATGGGACTATAAAAGGGGCACTGGAGGCAAATAAAATTGGTAAGGTAAACATAATAGTAGGTGCTGAATACTATACTGATGAGGGTGACATTATAGGGCTATTTTTAAAAAATGAAGTTATTTCAAAGAGTAGCAAAAAAGTAATACAAGAAATTAAAAATCAGGGTGGCCTTGTAGTTTTACCTCATCCTTACAGGGAACATAAATTGGATAATGAACTAATTGAAGCCGTAGATATAATAGAGGTTTATAATTCAAGATGTACTAATGGCGAAAACCGAATGGCAATGGCACTTGCCAAAGAATACAATAAACCTGTAATTGTAGGCTCTGATGCCCACTTTTTAAGAGAGATTGGATTGACTAAAATGAGTTTTAATGACTATAATATTAAGTCAGCTCTTCTTAATGGAAATGGAAACATACTAACTACAGAAAGAAGCCCTCTATATAATAGAATATTTACTGGACTTATAAACCTTTACAAAAGATGGGTGTAA
- a CDS encoding RluA family pseudouridine synthase translates to MTLFSRVVKPKEKIRLDKYLYKAGLGISRSQIQRLIEDGKVLINDKPAKSHTPLKAGDKVIVSYEKPERFIVEPENIPIDIIYEDQHLIVVNKPPGMVTHPAPGNLRGTLVNALLYHCQLSWQTDRTRPGVLHRLDKDTSGLLVFAKSDSALLKLTRQVETHRLKRKYLAFVWGKIERNEGTIDAPIGRHTIERKRMAVTPLASRSAVTHFKVIKRFTYITEIEVELETGRTHQIRVHLAHLNHPIVGDPTYGGRKRLPEVPIDEFNDIMQVMSRQALHAIYLRFEHPIYKREVEFEADLPEDIQNLLTYLSNKKFLTADEYR, encoded by the coding sequence ATGACTTTATTTTCAAGGGTAGTAAAACCGAAGGAAAAAATAAGGCTTGATAAATACTTATACAAGGCTGGTCTTGGTATATCAAGGTCACAAATTCAGAGACTGATTGAAGACGGCAAAGTGCTTATAAATGATAAACCAGCCAAATCGCATACTCCACTTAAAGCAGGAGATAAGGTTATTGTAAGTTATGAAAAACCTGAAAGATTCATAGTTGAGCCCGAAAACATACCTATTGATATTATATACGAGGACCAGCACTTAATTGTTGTTAACAAACCACCCGGTATGGTAACACATCCGGCACCCGGTAATTTGCGTGGTACACTTGTAAACGCATTACTTTATCACTGTCAACTTTCATGGCAAACTGACCGTACAAGACCAGGTGTATTACATCGGCTTGATAAAGATACATCAGGTTTACTTGTTTTTGCAAAGTCTGACTCTGCTTTACTTAAACTTACCCGCCAAGTGGAGACTCACAGACTTAAGCGTAAATATCTTGCTTTTGTATGGGGTAAAATTGAGCGTAATGAGGGGACAATTGATGCTCCCATAGGGAGACATACTATAGAACGTAAGAGAATGGCAGTGACACCACTAGCATCAAGGAGTGCAGTTACACATTTTAAGGTTATTAAAAGATTTACATACATAACTGAGATTGAAGTTGAATTAGAGACTGGTAGGACGCATCAGATAAGAGTGCATTTAGCTCATCTAAATCATCCGATTGTGGGTGACCCAACTTATGGTGGTAGAAAGAGATTACCTGAAGTCCCAATTGATGAGTTCAATGATATTATGCAAGTAATGTCACGCCAAGCCCTGCATGCTATATATTTGAGGTTTGAGCATCCTATATATAAAAGAGAGGTGGAATTTGAAGCAGATTTACCCGAGGATATACAAAACTTGCTTACCTACCTCTCAAATAAAAAGTTTTTAACCGCAGATGAATATAGATAG
- the rph gene encoding ribonuclease PH produces MVKRKDGRKPNELRTVKIEKDYLKEPEGSCLIELGGTKIVCSATVEERVPHFLKDKKTGWLTAEYGMLPRSSKERIPRDKASGRIYEIQRLIGRVFRSVSNLDDIAGFTITVDCDVIQADGGTRTASITGDYIALYDAIQYMLEHGLIEHSPIREAVAAVSVGIVDGTPILDLTYDEDYIAEVDMNIAMSESLKCIEIQGTGEKRPFTMGELENLIKLAEHGIKQLIEAQKKALFLKL; encoded by the coding sequence ATGGTTAAAAGAAAAGACGGCAGAAAACCTAACGAATTAAGAACAGTTAAAATAGAGAAAGATTACTTAAAAGAGCCTGAAGGTTCTTGCCTCATTGAGCTTGGTGGAACTAAAATTGTATGCTCAGCTACAGTAGAAGAAAGGGTTCCTCATTTTTTAAAGGATAAAAAAACAGGCTGGCTCACCGCTGAATATGGGATGCTTCCAAGGAGTTCTAAAGAGCGTATTCCAAGAGATAAAGCATCTGGTAGGATTTACGAGATTCAACGGCTTATAGGGAGGGTATTTCGGAGTGTATCAAACCTTGATGACATAGCTGGTTTTACAATCACAGTAGACTGTGATGTCATACAAGCAGATGGTGGGACACGCACTGCAAGCATAACTGGTGACTATATTGCCCTTTATGATGCAATCCAATATATGTTAGAACATGGCTTAATTGAGCATTCACCAATCCGTGAAGCAGTAGCTGCAGTATCAGTTGGTATAGTTGATGGAACTCCAATACTTGACCTAACTTATGATGAAGATTATATTGCTGAAGTAGACATGAATATTGCTATGTCGGAGAGCTTAAAGTGTATTGAAATCCAGGGAACCGGTGAAAAGAGGCCGTTCACAATGGGAGAACTTGAAAATTTAATTAAGCTTGCGGAACATGGAATAAAACAGTTAATAGAAGCACAGAAGAAAGCACTCTTCTTAAAACTATAA
- a CDS encoding ribonuclease H-like domain-containing protein, producing MIRLYIDIETIPGPERLKEEIVQNIVPPKDLVTMWEISRWKENEVKKLYRDTALNGNFGSILCIGYIKEQPVSEDKAVIKGDERDILQKFWEVAKNADKLIGHNILDFDLKFIWKRSIIHKIKPSIDISFARYRSDFVYDTMQEWEKWHGYIKLDQLARILGLQSSKSVLNGSKVYDYYKAGKLQAIYDYCIADVELVRKVYKRMNFIE from the coding sequence ATGATTAGACTTTATATTGATATTGAGACAATTCCTGGACCTGAGAGATTAAAAGAAGAAATAGTACAAAATATTGTACCACCTAAAGATCTCGTAACTATGTGGGAGATAAGTAGATGGAAAGAAAATGAGGTAAAAAAGTTATATCGTGATACCGCTCTAAATGGCAATTTTGGTAGTATTCTTTGTATCGGATATATAAAAGAACAACCAGTTAGTGAGGATAAAGCTGTTATCAAGGGTGATGAGCGTGATATTTTACAAAAATTTTGGGAAGTTGCTAAAAATGCTGATAAACTCATTGGTCATAATATACTTGATTTTGACCTCAAATTTATATGGAAAAGGTCTATAATTCATAAGATTAAGCCAAGTATTGACATAAGTTTTGCAAGGTATCGGAGTGACTTTGTTTACGATACAATGCAAGAGTGGGAGAAGTGGCACGGCTATATAAAGCTTGACCAACTTGCAAGAATACTTGGACTACAATCATCAAAGAGTGTTCTCAATGGGAGTAAGGTTTACGATTATTATAAAGCAGGTAAACTTCAAGCTATATATGACTACTGTATAGCTGATGTCGAACTCGTCCGTAAAGTATATAAACGGATGAATTTTATAGAGTGA
- the gcvH gene encoding glycine cleavage system protein GcvH, whose protein sequence is MDILEDLKYTKTHEWVKIEGDIVTCGITDYAQSELSDVVFVNLYKIGTFVDKGRPIGTIEAVKAVSDIYAPVSGEIIDVNEGLAKSPNLVNQDPYGEGWMVKIKISNPSELDTLLTAEAYKKTLL, encoded by the coding sequence ATGGACATTCTGGAAGACTTAAAATATACCAAAACACACGAATGGGTTAAAATTGAAGGTGATATTGTGACTTGTGGGATAACAGATTATGCACAATCAGAACTATCTGATGTTGTCTTTGTTAATCTTTATAAAATAGGTACTTTTGTTGACAAAGGTAGACCAATAGGAACCATAGAGGCAGTTAAAGCTGTTTCTGACATCTATGCACCTGTATCAGGTGAGATTATAGATGTAAACGAGGGACTTGCTAAATCGCCTAATCTTGTAAATCAGGACCCTTATGGTGAGGGTTGGATGGTGAAGATAAAAATCTCTAACCCAAGTGAGTTAGATACCCTTTTAACAGCTGAAGCTTATAAGAAAACTTTACTCTGA